A genomic stretch from Pochonia chlamydosporia 170 chromosome 4, whole genome shotgun sequence includes:
- a CDS encoding vacuolar import and degradation protein 27 (similar to Coccidioides immitis RS XP_001240531.1): protein MKSTIILSILLGFGLAMPTAEKRKDCGTLTCKERNEVINQLNSSMKEAYETGSKSKDADDRLAKQFSLSAFRAVLATNYDCAKEVTENGKPCQDVPKPVEVADIFGKYIFGSSAQEALIELPQGQLYLVRPLSPKGYSELIFKDSAIRIRRTNQDFHYQLVVQRVFEEGEAELIADEEGEDAEIDALATERDEKTFLLDEALRFRVEIRESGETVFAWRDLSGDNGDLYEFVCDSQVSTSQVEQFVQVAKQCQYERKYRKPFTTASDEDYQQFEFHDENPIPPASPLHSPVLARSIESIDDMYAKNTVANTGAKRGPAAAAKEPEPEPEAKGSGPSNAPVPDSAPEPLEIYAALPAELHLFDPQPGHFVLIDDSVVATVSEVGQWQYWLQIENQEKSWVGASVVPEFNPVFDFEYLSFVFNHFSKDGTARSWLLRFKDQPTLEKFQEAVMQAIWERLNETKWAKAQEKEREYVLDAFGDLNMEDAPPLEEEEEQEEEEHDEEEDAGVRSDDYDSEEDEEAAAEKASGDINSQLAVGYKHDRSFVVRGSKIGVFSHTADNRLKFNTNISKVTTPGGKLMSPKKVMLHSEDRDLIMQNGVDPNKLYRMDIEYGKVVDEWNVHDDIPVVTFAPENKFAQMTGEQTFLGVSNNALYRIDPRLTGNKLVDTDMKQYASKNDFSALATTEKGYIAVASNKGDIRLFDRLGIRAKTQLPALGDPIVGMDVSADGRWILGTTKNYILLVDAQQKGGKNDGKLGFEKGFAADSKPRPRRLALTPEHVAQVYHETGKPVSFTPAKFNAGEGAEETSIITATGPYIVEWNLKKLLRGVKAPYKIKRYQDEVKADDFKFGSDKNVIVALPNEVNMVAKQSLRKATRESIMGDLRLSGGRRSSGRIGNNQSGRYKLGRDDIVNSPY from the exons ATGAAGTCCACGATTATTCTCTCCATCCTGCTTGGCTTCGGTCTCGCAATGCCGACTGcagagaaaaggaaagacTGCGGCACCTTGACCTGCAAGGAGAGAAACGAGGTCATAAACCAGCTGAATTCTTCTATGAAGGAGGCATACGAGACTGGCTCGAAATCCAAAGACGCTGATGACAGATTAGCGAAACAGTTTTCCCTCTCCGCGTTTAGGGCCGTATTGGCGACGAATTATGATTGCGCCAAGGAAGTTACTGAGAATGGGAAGCCGTGTCAAGATGTTCCTAAGCCTGTTGAGGTTGCGGATATTT TCGGGAAGTACATCTTCGGCTCCAGCGCCCAAGAAGCACTTATAGAGTTGCCTCAGGGCCAGCTGTACCTCGTCCGGCCGCTCTCGCCCAAGGGCTATTCCGAACTTATTTTCAAGGATTCCGCCATTCGTATTCGTCGAACCAACCAAGATTTCCACTACCAACTCGTTGTCCAACGTGTGTTTGAGGAAGGCGAGGCCGAACTCATTGCGGACGAGGAAGGCGAAGACGCTGAAATTGATGCTCTTGCCACCGAACGCGACGAGAAGACATTCTTATTAGACGAGGCCCTTCGATTCCGCGTCGAAATAAGAGAGAGTGGCGAAACTGTCTTTGCTTGGAGAGACTTGAGCGGTGACAACGGCGATCTCTACGAATTTGTCTGCGATAGTCAAGTCTCAACCTCCCAAGTTGAACAGTTTGTTCAAGTTGCTAAGCAGTGCCAATACGAACGCAAATACCGCAAGCCATTTACTACCGCATCCGACGAGGATTATCAGCAGTTTGAGTTCCACGACGAAAACCCCATCCCACCCGCCAGCCCGCTTCACAGTCCTGTACTTGCACGCTCGATTGAGTCGATCGACGACATGTACGCCAAGAACACAGTTGCCAACACCGGTGCCAAGAGAGGGCctgcggctgctgcgaaGGAGCcggagccagagccagaagcaAAAGGGAGCGGTCCTTCAAACGCACCAGTACCTGATTCTGCACCAGAACCACTAGAGATCTATGCTGCACTCCCAGCTGAGTTGCACCTTTTCGACCCTCAGCCGGGCCACTTTGTGCTCATAGATGATTCCGTCGTTGCGACCGTCTCAGAGGTTGGCCAATGGCAATACTGGCTGCAAATTGAGAACCAAGAAAAGTCTTGGGTTGGTGCCTCAGTTGTACCCGAGTTCAATCCGGTATTCGATTTTGAATATCTCTCCTTCGTTTTCAATCATTTCAGTAAAGACGGCACAGCCAGATCCTGGCTTCTTCGATTCAAGGACCAGCCTACGCTGGAAAAGTTCCAAGAAGCGGTCATGCAGGCTATTTGGGAGAGACTCAACGAAACCAAATGGGCCAAGGCGCAGGAAAAGGAACGTGAATACGTGCTCGACGCCTTTGGTGATCTAAACATGGAGGATGCTCCACCtctggaagaagaggaggagcaggaggaggaagagcatgacgaagaggaagatgctgGTGTCCGAAGCGACGACTACGACTccgaagaggacgaggaggcaGCCGCAGAAAAGGCCAGCGGAGATATCAACTCACAATTGGCTGTTGGCTACAAGCACGACCGCTCTTTTGTCGTTCGCGGGTCCAAGATTGGTGTCTTTTCTCATACGGCCGACAACAGGCTCAAGTTCAACACCAATATTTCCAAGGTTACCACTCCTGGTGGTAAACTCATGAGCCCCAAGAAGGTCATGTTGCACAGTGAAGATCGCGATCTTATCATGCAGAATGGTGTTGATCCCAACAAACTGTATCGCATGGATATCGAGTACGGCAAGGTCGTTGACGAGTGGAACGTCCACGATGACATCCCCGTCGTCACATTTGCTCCAGAGAACAAGTTCGCACAGATGACTGGGGAGCAGACGTTCCTCGGTGTCTCCAACAATGCGCTGTACCGCATCGACCCTCGTTTGACTGGTAATAAGCTGGTGGACACTGATATGAAGCAGTATGCCTCCAAGAACGACTTCTCAGCTTTGGCTACAACTGAGAAGGGATACATCGCTGTTGCCAGCAACAAGGGAGATATTCGTTTGTTTGACCGCCTAGGAATTCGGGCCAAGACACAACTCCCTGCTCTAGGTGACCCTATCGTCGGAATGGACGTGTCTGCTGATGGTCGCTGGATTTTGGGTACAACTAAGAACTACATTTTGCTGGTTGATGCCCAACAAAAGGGTGGAAAGAACGatggcaagcttggcttTGAGAAAGGCTTCGCGGCCGACTCCAAGcctcgtcctcgccgtcTAGCTCTGACACCAGAGCACGTTGCCCAGGTGTACCATGAAACTGGAAAGCCTGTGTCGTTTACCCcagccaagttcaacgccGGAGAGGGCGCTGAGGAGACGAGCATCATTACAGCCACGGGACCATACATTGTTGAGTGGAATCTCAAGAAGCTTCTCCGCGGTGTCAAGGCTCCGTACAAGATCAAGCGTTACCAGGATGAAGTAAAGGCCGACGACTTCAAGTTTGGATCTGACAAGAACGTCATTGTCGCGCTGCCCAATGAAGTCAACATGGTCGCGAAGCAGAGTCTGCGCAAGGCGACGCGCGAGAGTATCATGGGTGACCTGCGATTGAGCGGTGGTCGACGCAGTTCAGGACGCATCGGTAATAACCAGAGCGGGAGATACAAGTTGGGAAGAGACGATATTGTGAATTCGCCATATTAA
- a CDS encoding prenylcysteine oxidase (similar to Verticillium alfalfae VaMs.102 XP_003006940.1) produces MWLLLLKLVALATVTSAARHATNSVQGVNEVRNVAIIGAGAAGSSAAYYLQKYAEEEGLTVNITVFEKTDHIGGRTITVNALDDPKERVELGASIFIKDNHILYNATRNFNLSLTELSKPEAGDYTAIWDGETIVFESYAGTSWWWDTTKLFLRYGLAPYRAVQLVKSAVGTFLRLYEAPYFPFRSLTQRAFELGLLRLTGVTGEQYLKENNVNEDFVRELMQSATRVNYASNMAYIHALEALVSFSTEGAVAVAGGNWQIFQSLLQNSQASYHPNTSVTGIAFQKGTNKPGSVPKYVISTKQTNSKSKASKLSTSFDSVIIASPWQFSDIETTNEVIKHRIDTIPYMKLHVTLFTSPFRLQPSFFGLEPGKVAPSNVYTTLGRDEVPHEAGDGVGRTGFYSVSTLRTVTNPKTQKKEFLYKIFSAEAVTASFLSDLLGTPIPSSFTSNESMSEVEPISWYYPHWFYSYPIESPRVTFQDPILGRGLYYTSGVESFISTMETSALMGMNVARLIADDFAGIKRNGRGARVGQPDPGARMPREDFWDSMDSEMGVSMNFLGADEL; encoded by the exons ATGTGGTTGCTactgttgaagttggtggctCTCGCCACTGTGACTAGCGCAGCACGACACGCGACGAACAGCGTTCAGGGTGTAAATGAGGTCAGGAATGTGGCAATCATTG GAGCTGGGGCTGCAGGTTCTTCAGCAGCATATTACTTGCAAAAATAcgcggaggaggagggtcTAACTGTCAACATCACAGTTTTCGAAAAGACGGACCACATTGGTGGACGTACCATCACTGTGAATGCCTTGGACGACCCCAAGGAACGTGTGGAACTCGGagcatccatcttcatcaaagacaaTCACATTCTGTACAATGCCACGCGCAATTTCAACCTGTCGCTGACGGAGCTGTCAAAGCCTGAGGCTGGCGACTACACGGCTATTTGGGATGGGGAGACCATCGTCTTTGAGTCGTATGCAGGCACTTCCTGGTGGTGGGATACTACCAAACTATTTCTGAGGTATGGCTTGGCACCTTATAGGGCTGTACAGTTGGTGAAGAGTGCTGTTGGGACATTTCTTCGCCTTTACGAGGCACCGTATTTCCCATTTCGATCCTTGACGCAGAGGGCTTTTGAGCTGGGGCTGTTGCGCTTGACTGGTGTTACTGGTGAGCAATACCTGAAGGAGAATAAT GTTAATGAAGATTTTGTGCGCGAGCTCATGCAGTCGGCTACGCGGGTCAACTATGCCTCGAATATGGCTTACATTCACGCTTTGGAAGCATTG GTTTCGTTTTCTACTGAGGGCGCAGTAGCCGTCGCTGGAGGTAATTGGCAAATTTTTCAGAGCTTGCTTCAAAATAGTCAGGCATCCTACCATCCAAACACCTCTGTCACTGGTATTGCGTTCCAAAAGGGTACCAACAAGCCTGGATCAGTGCCCAAGTATGTGATATCCACGAAACAGACGAACTCGAAATCAAAAGCCTCCAAGTTGTCAACGTCTTTTGACAGCGTCATTATTGCGTCCCCATGGCAGTTTAGCGATATTGAGACTACAAACGAGGTTATCAAGCACCGTATTGATACTATCCCTTACATGAAGCTTCACGTCACGCTTTTCACCTCGCCGTTCCGACTGCAACCAAGCTTCTTCGGCCTGGAGCCAGGAAAGGTGGCCCCCAGCAACGTGTACACGACTCTCGGAAGGGATGAAGTACCACATGAGGCTGGTGACGGAGTCGGCCGTACAGGCTTCTATTCCGTCAGCACTCTCCGCACGGTGACCAATCCCAAGACGCAAAAGAAGGAGTTTCTCTACAAGATCTTCTCTGCCGAAGCAGTCACGGCAAGCTTCCTGTCCGACCTCCTAGGCACACCTATCCCTTCATCTTTTACGTCCAACGAGTCGATGAGTGAAGTTGAGCCAATCTCGTGGTATTATCCTCATTGGTTTTACTCATACCCAATCGAATCACCGCGAGTCACGTTCCAGGATCCCATCCTCGGCAGGGGTCTATACTACACCTCTGGCGTGGAAAGCTTCATCTCAACCATGGAGACTAGTGCTCTCATGGGAATGAATGTGGCGCGTCTTATTGCAGATGACTTTGCCGGCATAAAGAGGAACGGAAGAGGAGCTCGGGTGGGTCAGCCGGATCCTGGAGCCAGAATGCCGAGGGAAGACTTTTGGGACAGTATGGACAGCGAGATGGGAGTCAGTATGAACTTTTTGGGTGCAGACGAACTTTAG